One region of Erythrobacter insulae genomic DNA includes:
- a CDS encoding DUF2842 domain-containing protein has product MRETPTWRIPAGIIGLFVFLMIYGILIARYAPDLIGGWPGWAQTIIYLVLGLIWLLPLKPLLIWMETGSWSAPEEPDPDKN; this is encoded by the coding sequence ATGAGAGAGACACCGACTTGGCGCATACCGGCTGGTATTATCGGGCTGTTTGTATTCTTGATGATCTATGGCATCCTGATCGCTCGCTATGCTCCTGATCTGATCGGTGGCTGGCCCGGCTGGGCTCAAACGATCATCTATCTGGTGCTCGGTCTGATCTGGTTATTGCCGCTCAAACCGCTGCTGATCTGGATGGAAACAGGCAGTTGGAGCGCGCCGGAAGAACCGGACCCGGACAAGAATTAA
- a CDS encoding SDR family NAD(P)-dependent oxidoreductase: protein MELFDLSGRVAVITGGNGGLGLGMARGLVKAGANVAIWARNNTKNARAMLELRSIGTGEIKALQCDVTDETQIESAMAATLAAFGRIDACFANAGISGAGTAIPDITQSGWDNTMAVNARGPALVYKHVSRHMIERAQNGDAGGKLIATSSDQSIMGVNRSSDYAASKAALNGLTRGAAFELARYKITANALLFGFYETDITAKADPKFAAWMEKRIPLRRSGDHTGLEGLAVFWASSHSDYITGQSLPVDGGLSIS from the coding sequence ATGGAACTGTTTGATCTATCGGGCCGTGTGGCGGTCATCACCGGCGGCAATGGCGGCCTTGGCCTCGGCATGGCGCGCGGGTTAGTCAAAGCGGGCGCGAATGTCGCGATCTGGGCGCGCAATAACACCAAGAATGCCCGGGCGATGCTCGAATTGCGCTCAATCGGCACAGGCGAAATCAAAGCTCTGCAATGCGACGTGACCGACGAAACGCAGATCGAATCCGCGATGGCCGCAACTTTGGCTGCATTTGGCAGGATTGATGCGTGTTTTGCCAATGCCGGGATTTCGGGCGCGGGCACGGCCATTCCCGACATCACGCAAAGCGGCTGGGACAACACGATGGCCGTGAACGCTCGCGGTCCTGCGCTGGTGTACAAACATGTGTCGCGCCACATGATTGAACGAGCGCAGAATGGCGATGCAGGAGGAAAACTGATCGCGACCTCTTCTGATCAGTCGATCATGGGGGTGAACCGGTCATCCGATTACGCCGCGTCAAAGGCAGCGCTCAACGGGCTTACTCGCGGCGCGGCTTTCGAGCTTGCCCGGTATAAAATCACTGCCAACGCCTTGTTGTTCGGGTTTTACGAGACGGACATCACCGCGAAAGCCGACCCCAAATTCGCCGCGTGGATGGAAAAACGCATCCCGCTTCGGCGCTCAGGCGATCACACCGGTCTCGAAGGGCTCGCTGTCTTCTGGGCCTCATCGCACAGCGATTACATCACCGGGCAAAGCCTGCCAGTTGATGGCGGACTGTCAATCAGCTGA
- a CDS encoding dihydrolipoamide acetyltransferase family protein, with translation MAKFTFNMPDVGEGVAEAEIVEWQVKVGDIVSEDQHLVDVMTDKATIDIESPVDGKVIEVAGEVGDTISVGAMLLVVEVEGEVSDEASDEGEEAPQEPASAPAPAPAPVPTPAPESPPEAAPAPAQTPEPTPAPAPTPASAPVSEPSSAAKVLASPAVRQRARDLGIDLAQVKPADDGRVRHGDLDQFLSYNSGGGFAPAGAAREDEAIKVIGLRKRIAQNMSAAKRNIPHFTYVEECDVTDMERMRADLNSARGDKPKLTMLPLLITAICKLIPDYPMINARYDDEANIVTRHGAVHLGLAAQTDNGLMVPVIKDAQSRNLWQLAREIGRLAEAARTGSAKSEELSGSTLTVTSLGPLGGVATTPVINRPEVAIIGPNRIIERPMFVTGADGVERIEKRKLMNISISCDHRVVDGYDAASFIQDMKKLIETPVLLLAD, from the coding sequence ATGGCTAAGTTCACTTTCAACATGCCCGATGTGGGCGAGGGCGTTGCCGAGGCGGAGATCGTCGAATGGCAGGTCAAGGTCGGCGATATTGTATCCGAAGACCAGCATTTGGTCGACGTGATGACCGATAAGGCAACGATCGATATCGAGAGCCCAGTTGACGGCAAAGTGATCGAAGTCGCCGGGGAAGTTGGCGATACCATTTCGGTTGGTGCGATGTTGCTTGTCGTTGAAGTCGAAGGCGAAGTATCAGACGAAGCGTCAGATGAAGGTGAAGAGGCACCGCAAGAGCCTGCTTCGGCACCGGCACCGGCACCGGCACCGGTACCTACACCTGCGCCTGAGAGCCCGCCTGAGGCGGCTCCTGCTCCTGCTCAGACGCCTGAGCCTACACCAGCACCAGCACCAACACCCGCTTCGGCTCCGGTTTCGGAGCCTTCTTCTGCGGCCAAAGTGCTTGCCAGTCCCGCTGTACGTCAGCGTGCCCGCGATCTTGGGATTGATCTGGCGCAGGTGAAGCCTGCCGATGATGGCCGCGTTCGCCACGGCGATCTGGACCAGTTTCTTTCGTACAATTCCGGCGGCGGGTTTGCTCCGGCTGGTGCGGCGCGCGAAGATGAAGCGATCAAAGTGATTGGTCTGCGCAAACGGATCGCGCAGAATATGTCCGCTGCAAAACGTAACATTCCGCATTTTACCTATGTCGAGGAATGCGACGTTACGGACATGGAGCGCATGCGGGCTGATCTGAACAGTGCGCGCGGCGACAAACCAAAGCTGACTATGCTTCCCTTGCTGATCACGGCGATCTGCAAACTGATCCCGGATTATCCGATGATCAATGCGCGGTACGATGATGAAGCAAACATCGTCACCCGCCACGGCGCAGTGCATCTAGGACTGGCCGCTCAAACCGATAACGGGTTGATGGTGCCGGTTATCAAAGACGCGCAAAGCCGAAATCTTTGGCAATTGGCGCGCGAAATCGGTCGTTTGGCAGAGGCGGCCCGAACCGGTTCGGCAAAGTCAGAAGAGCTTTCCGGTTCTACCTTGACTGTGACCTCGCTCGGCCCGCTGGGCGGTGTGGCGACGACTCCGGTGATCAATCGCCCTGAGGTCGCAATCATTGGCCCAAATCGCATCATTGAACGGCCCATGTTTGTAACCGGGGCCGACGGTGTCGAGCGAATCGAGAAACGCAAGCTGATGAATATCTCGATCAGCTGCGATCACCGGGTGGTTGATGGATATGACGCAGCAAGCTTTATTCAGGATATGAAAAAGCTGATCGAAACGCCGGTTTTGCTGCTCGCGGATTGA
- the thyA gene encoding thymidylate synthase: MKSAAIHEIHPEQQYLDLMQQIWETGSQRVDRTGIGTRSIAGAMLRYDLADGAMPLLTTKRVYWKTATREMLWFLTGETNIRPLVLQGVKIWNEWPHARYVKESGDDVSLDEFVQRIADDEAFAARWGDLGPVYGKQWVDWPTYRYRKDGLYERGEGINQVAEVIDSLRNNPGSRRHIIEGWNVAELDRMALPPCHKTYQFHVAEGRLNCMLYQRSCDVALGLPFNLWSAALLVRMMAQQVGLEPGELVWMGGDVHLYLNHEDLITEQLGRTPCGSPTLEISRKPETIFDYKIDDFVVHDYAPQAPIKAPVAV; encoded by the coding sequence ATGAAAAGCGCAGCGATTCACGAAATTCATCCTGAACAGCAATATCTCGATCTGATGCAGCAGATTTGGGAGACCGGCAGCCAGCGGGTCGATCGGACCGGTATCGGCACACGCTCGATTGCAGGGGCGATGCTGCGTTATGATCTCGCGGATGGCGCCATGCCTTTGCTCACGACAAAGCGGGTGTACTGGAAAACAGCAACGCGCGAAATGCTGTGGTTCCTTACCGGAGAGACGAATATCCGGCCACTGGTGCTGCAAGGGGTGAAAATCTGGAATGAATGGCCGCACGCCCGCTATGTCAAAGAAAGCGGCGATGATGTCTCGCTTGACGAATTTGTCCAGCGCATTGCCGATGACGAGGCTTTTGCCGCGCGTTGGGGCGATCTGGGGCCGGTCTATGGCAAGCAATGGGTGGATTGGCCGACTTACCGATATCGCAAAGATGGGCTTTACGAGCGCGGTGAAGGCATCAATCAGGTTGCCGAGGTCATTGATAGTCTGCGCAACAATCCCGGCAGCCGCCGCCATATCATCGAAGGGTGGAATGTCGCCGAGCTTGACCGGATGGCATTGCCGCCATGTCACAAGACCTATCAGTTTCACGTTGCAGAAGGCCGCTTGAATTGCATGCTGTATCAGCGCAGCTGTGACGTGGCGCTGGGCCTGCCGTTCAACCTGTGGTCAGCGGCGCTGTTGGTGCGAATGATGGCGCAGCAAGTTGGGCTGGAGCCGGGCGAGCTGGTGTGGATGGGCGGTGATGTTCACCTGTATCTCAATCACGAAGATCTGATCACCGAACAGCTGGGCCGAACGCCTTGCGGAAGCCCAACTCTCGAAATCTCCCGAAAGCCTGAAACAATTTTCGATTACAAAATCGATGATTTTGTGGTGCATGATTACGCGCCGCAGGCCCCGATCAAGGCACCTGTTGCGGTCTGA
- a CDS encoding thiamine pyrophosphate-dependent enzyme: MADQADKKPHTGDNRPALALHVPEPRSRPGGPVNFADIDIGKAGDQPRPDEGTAPADMKDLAYGLVRVLGDDNKAYGPWDPKLDPDTLRIMLGHMAMVRAFDERMFRGQRQGKTSFYMKCTGEEATSVAASMALASDDMVFPSYRQQGILIARGYPLIEMINQIYSNRGDKLKGRQLPIMYSSREHSFFSISGNLATQTPQAVGWAMASAIKGDSRIAATWVGEGSTAEGDFHSACTFATVYNAPVILNVINNQWAISSFSGFAGAERTTFAARALGYGLAGLRVDGNDALACFAAQQWAANRARANQGPTLIEYFTYRAEGHSTSDDPSGYRSAQEREEWPLGDPVMRLKNHLIEIGEWDEDRQQAMDLKCAEEVKATTKEAEKNGILGHGMHHPFHTMFEDVFEELPWHLEEQAKQATSERIAKFGSERPDQ; this comes from the coding sequence ATGGCCGATCAGGCCGATAAAAAGCCGCATACCGGAGACAACCGGCCCGCACTTGCGCTGCACGTGCCGGAGCCGCGCTCGCGCCCGGGCGGTCCGGTAAACTTCGCCGACATCGATATCGGCAAGGCCGGTGATCAACCACGCCCGGATGAAGGCACCGCGCCAGCCGACATGAAAGACCTGGCCTATGGTCTTGTCCGCGTGCTTGGTGATGATAACAAAGCGTATGGCCCGTGGGACCCGAAACTGGACCCTGACACCTTGCGGATCATGCTCGGCCATATGGCGATGGTCCGCGCCTTTGATGAGCGCATGTTCCGCGGACAGCGTCAGGGTAAAACGTCATTCTACATGAAATGCACCGGTGAAGAGGCGACCAGCGTTGCCGCTTCGATGGCGCTTGCCAGTGACGATATGGTTTTTCCGTCATACCGTCAGCAAGGCATCCTGATCGCGCGCGGTTACCCTTTGATAGAGATGATCAATCAGATCTATTCGAACAGAGGTGACAAATTAAAAGGCCGGCAGCTGCCGATCATGTATTCGAGCCGCGAGCACAGTTTTTTCAGCATCTCAGGCAACCTTGCGACCCAAACTCCGCAGGCGGTTGGGTGGGCCATGGCCAGCGCGATCAAGGGCGACAGCCGGATCGCGGCAACATGGGTTGGCGAAGGCTCCACAGCGGAAGGCGATTTCCACAGCGCCTGCACCTTTGCAACGGTGTATAATGCACCGGTTATCCTCAATGTTATCAACAATCAGTGGGCGATTTCCAGCTTCTCTGGTTTTGCGGGCGCTGAACGAACCACCTTTGCCGCGCGAGCGCTGGGATATGGGCTTGCCGGGCTGCGCGTGGATGGCAACGATGCGCTGGCGTGTTTCGCGGCGCAGCAATGGGCCGCCAATCGCGCCCGCGCCAATCAGGGGCCGACCCTGATCGAATACTTCACCTACCGCGCCGAAGGTCACTCAACCTCCGATGACCCCTCCGGCTACCGTTCTGCGCAGGAGCGCGAGGAATGGCCGCTGGGCGATCCGGTAATGCGTTTGAAAAACCACCTGATCGAAATCGGTGAATGGGATGAAGATCGCCAACAGGCGATGGACCTCAAATGTGCGGAAGAAGTGAAGGCGACGACCAAGGAGGCTGAAAAGAACGGTATCCTTGGCCACGGAATGCACCATCCGTTCCACACCATGTTCGAAGACGTGTTCGAAGAATTGCCATGGCATCTCGAAGAACAGGCCAAGCAGGCGACCAGCGAACGGATTGCGAAATTCGGTTCGGAAAGGCCCGATCAATGA
- a CDS encoding YqaE/Pmp3 family membrane protein, translated as MIEFITVIATVLLPPLGVAMKKGLTSDFWINLILTLLFFVPGLIHAVYVNYVSGEARSLA; from the coding sequence ATGATCGAATTTATCACAGTCATCGCGACCGTTCTTTTGCCGCCGCTTGGCGTGGCCATGAAAAAAGGTCTCACATCTGATTTCTGGATCAATCTGATCCTGACGCTGCTGTTCTTCGTCCCCGGTCTGATCCACGCCGTATACGTCAATTACGTGTCAGGCGAAGCGCGCTCACTCGCGTAA
- a CDS encoding alpha-ketoacid dehydrogenase subunit beta, with protein sequence MSTQTKPKPTGETGGERRINMIEAINEALDVMLERDDNVVVMGEDVGYFGGVFRCTAGLQEKHGKTRVFDTPINECGIIGAAVGMGAYGLRPVPEIQFADYIYPGLDQLISEAARLRYRSATEYIAPMTVRSPFGGGIFGGQTHSQSPESIFTHVSGLKTVIPATPYDAKGLLISCIEDNDPVIFFEPKRIYNGPFSGYYDKPVEPWKKHEASIVPEGYYKIPLGKARQVREGEELTVLTYGTMVHVAEAVCREKGIDADILDLRTLVPLDIDAIEASVKKTGRCLVVHEATRTSGFGAELSALVTERCFYHLEAAVERVTGFDTPYPHSLEWAYFPGPVRIGEAIDKILKD encoded by the coding sequence ATGAGCACCCAGACCAAACCAAAACCGACCGGTGAAACGGGTGGGGAACGCCGGATCAACATGATCGAGGCGATCAACGAAGCTCTCGATGTGATGCTTGAGCGGGACGATAATGTCGTGGTGATGGGCGAGGATGTCGGTTATTTTGGCGGTGTGTTCCGCTGCACAGCCGGGCTTCAGGAAAAACACGGCAAGACCCGCGTGTTCGATACCCCGATCAACGAATGCGGGATCATCGGCGCGGCGGTGGGGATGGGCGCGTATGGCCTTCGCCCTGTCCCTGAAATCCAGTTTGCCGATTACATCTATCCCGGTCTTGACCAGTTGATATCCGAAGCAGCCCGTCTGCGATACCGGTCCGCAACGGAATATATCGCGCCGATGACGGTGCGCTCCCCCTTTGGTGGCGGCATTTTCGGCGGGCAAACGCACTCGCAATCACCCGAAAGCATCTTCACTCACGTTTCAGGCTTGAAAACGGTCATTCCCGCCACGCCTTACGATGCAAAGGGGCTGTTGATTTCCTGCATCGAAGACAATGATCCGGTGATCTTTTTTGAGCCTAAGCGGATCTATAACGGCCCGTTTTCAGGCTATTATGACAAGCCGGTAGAGCCGTGGAAGAAACACGAGGCCAGCATCGTGCCGGAGGGGTATTACAAGATCCCGCTGGGTAAAGCGCGTCAGGTGCGTGAAGGCGAAGAGCTGACAGTGCTTACCTACGGCACGATGGTTCATGTGGCCGAGGCGGTTTGCCGCGAGAAAGGCATTGATGCCGATATTCTCGATCTGCGCACGCTTGTTCCGCTCGATATAGACGCAATCGAGGCGTCGGTTAAAAAGACCGGACGTTGCCTTGTGGTGCACGAGGCCACCCGAACATCGGGATTCGGCGCAGAGCTTTCCGCGCTCGTAACAGAGCGGTGCTTTTACCACCTCGAAGCCGCAGTGGAACGGGTGACCGGGTTCGATACGCCGTATCCGCATAGCCTCGAATGGGCATATTTCCCCGGTCCAGTTCGCATTGGCGAGGCAATCGACAAGATTTTGAAAGACTAA
- a CDS encoding DUF3429 domain-containing protein, with amino-acid sequence MDGTSSLTPAARWLGYAGLLPQIICLTLAATGHEYAFTALAGGFAYAAAIFSFLGGVWWGQAIASGKAGAGSYLVAVMPSLIAVALFLPWSFGWDWPGPALMYLGGFILMSPAIDRKLNFAANDFMRLRVQLSVGLGVLTIALGFVAEAIV; translated from the coding sequence ATGGACGGAACATCTTCACTCACTCCCGCCGCGCGCTGGCTTGGCTATGCCGGGTTGTTGCCGCAAATCATCTGCCTCACGCTGGCTGCGACAGGCCATGAATATGCCTTCACCGCGCTTGCAGGCGGGTTTGCCTATGCAGCGGCGATTTTCAGCTTTCTCGGCGGGGTCTGGTGGGGGCAGGCGATAGCAAGCGGCAAAGCAGGCGCAGGATCGTATCTGGTGGCGGTGATGCCCAGTTTGATCGCCGTTGCGCTGTTTTTGCCGTGGAGTTTCGGTTGGGACTGGCCGGGGCCTGCGCTGATGTATCTGGGCGGATTTATCCTGATGTCGCCCGCGATTGATCGAAAGCTGAACTTTGCAGCGAACGATTTCATGCGGCTGCGGGTGCAATTGTCGGTCGGGCTAGGCGTGCTGACGATCGCGCTTGGTTTTGTGGCAGAGGCAATCGTTTGA
- a CDS encoding 5-formyltetrahydrofolate cyclo-ligase, translating to MTLSKSDLRKTLRKKRREHVAAQPTAIRALLFHRPPAPLLAKIGAGASIAVYAANPQEAPASGYAKFFHEAGHTIALPYFDSDDAPMTFREHSDPFGGSDLVPGPFDIAQPPADAAELVPDILFVPLLGFTADGERLGQGGGHYDRWLAEHPGRTVIGLAWDAQLCDALPTEPHDIALDAVVTPTRIYGID from the coding sequence ATGACCCTTTCCAAATCAGATCTTCGCAAAACGCTTCGCAAGAAACGGCGGGAACATGTCGCTGCGCAGCCAACTGCGATCCGCGCTTTGCTGTTTCATCGCCCGCCAGCGCCCTTGCTTGCCAAAATTGGCGCGGGGGCAAGCATTGCCGTTTATGCAGCCAATCCGCAGGAGGCACCGGCGAGCGGATACGCAAAATTCTTTCACGAGGCCGGTCATACAATCGCTTTGCCCTATTTCGATTCAGACGATGCCCCGATGACGTTTCGCGAACATAGCGATCCGTTTGGCGGAAGTGATCTTGTGCCGGGGCCTTTCGACATCGCCCAGCCGCCCGCAGATGCTGCGGAACTTGTGCCCGATATTCTCTTTGTTCCGCTGCTTGGCTTTACCGCCGACGGAGAACGGCTCGGCCAAGGCGGCGGGCATTATGACAGGTGGCTAGCGGAACATCCGGGCCGTACGGTCATTGGGTTGGCATGGGACGCGCAGCTTTGCGATGCGCTGCCAACCGAACCGCATGACATCGCCCTCGACGCGGTGGTTACCCCAACCCGCATTTACGGAATCGATTGA
- a CDS encoding ABC1 kinase family protein — protein sequence MNDDKNDKSRERAVPSGRVSRFASFGRLASGVAGGMVAEGARRLAKGEGISARDLMLTPGNVQRMTDRLSHLRGAAMKMGQMISMDSGDFLPKELADILATLRDQANFMPARQLDTVLRSEWGADWRKQFRWFNPRPIAAASIGQVHKALTRDGEELAIKVQYPGIAESIDSDVDNVMTLLKVAGFAPPELEIDALLAEAKKQLHEEADYRREGAQMELYREKLKGVPGFVVPKLHDGLTRDRILAMSFEEGVSIEELEHETEARRDETMARLMELVARELFDFGVMQTDPNFANFRYRPSTGEIVLLDFGACRDVDPDVSNGYRKMLIAGLKGNREEVLQATIESGFMMPIVAEKHPERVNRMIDIVINEMREDKPFDFGDRAFIPLLRDEGLAIAQDKDTWAFPPVETLFVQRKVSGTALLGARLKAQVNIRRMTEDVLGSTKPLPAKAA from the coding sequence ATGAACGACGACAAGAACGATAAATCTCGCGAACGCGCCGTCCCGTCTGGCCGCGTTTCGCGCTTTGCCAGTTTCGGCAGGCTCGCCAGCGGCGTTGCCGGCGGCATGGTTGCCGAAGGCGCGCGGCGACTGGCGAAGGGCGAAGGTATTTCGGCGCGCGACCTGATGCTGACCCCCGGCAATGTTCAACGCATGACAGATCGTCTCTCGCATTTGCGCGGTGCGGCGATGAAGATGGGCCAGATGATCAGCATGGATTCGGGCGATTTCCTGCCAAAGGAACTTGCCGATATTCTCGCGACGCTGCGCGATCAGGCAAACTTTATGCCGGCACGACAACTGGATACGGTGCTCAGGTCAGAATGGGGGGCCGATTGGCGTAAGCAGTTCCGTTGGTTCAACCCCCGGCCCATCGCCGCAGCCTCCATCGGCCAGGTGCATAAGGCGCTGACGCGAGATGGCGAAGAACTGGCCATCAAGGTGCAATATCCGGGCATCGCGGAAAGCATCGACAGTGATGTCGATAATGTCATGACCCTGCTGAAAGTGGCTGGATTTGCCCCGCCTGAACTGGAAATCGATGCGCTGCTGGCAGAGGCGAAAAAACAGCTTCACGAAGAAGCCGATTATCGCCGCGAAGGCGCGCAGATGGAGCTGTATCGGGAAAAGCTGAAAGGCGTACCGGGCTTTGTTGTGCCAAAACTCCATGACGGTCTAACGCGGGATCGCATTCTGGCGATGAGTTTCGAAGAAGGCGTCAGCATCGAAGAGCTGGAGCATGAAACCGAGGCGCGCCGCGATGAAACGATGGCCCGCCTGATGGAGCTTGTAGCGCGGGAATTGTTCGATTTCGGTGTCATGCAGACCGATCCGAACTTTGCCAATTTCCGTTATCGGCCCAGCACAGGCGAAATCGTGCTGCTTGATTTTGGCGCCTGCCGTGATGTCGATCCCGATGTTTCAAACGGCTATCGCAAAATGTTGATCGCAGGCCTTAAAGGAAACCGCGAGGAAGTACTCCAAGCGACCATTGAATCCGGTTTCATGATGCCAATCGTCGCCGAAAAACACCCGGAACGGGTGAACCGCATGATCGATATTGTCATCAATGAAATGCGCGAAGACAAGCCGTTTGATTTCGGTGACCGCGCCTTTATCCCGCTGCTGCGCGATGAAGGTCTGGCAATTGCGCAGGACAAGGATACGTGGGCGTTTCCGCCTGTCGAAACCCTGTTCGTCCAACGCAAGGTCAGCGGCACCGCGCTGCTTGGCGCGCGATTGAAAGCGCAGGTCAATATTCGCCGCATGACCGAGGACGTGCTTGGATCGACCAAACCCCTCCCGGCCAAGGCCGCTTAA